A stretch of DNA from Thermus antranikianii DSM 12462:
GCCTGTGGGAGCGTTCTTCAGGGGGGATTCTTCCAGGCGTTTCCTGGTGGGCTTGACGGGCTCGTTGAAAATGGATTACCGTTATTGTGTGTTGGCCCTCGAGGTCCAGGACCTGTCCGTGCGCTTTGGGGAGTTCAGGGCCCTGGAGGGCGTCAGCCTGAAGGTGCCAGAGGGAGCCTTCGTGGCCATCGTGGGCCCCAACGGGGCGGGGAAGAGCACCCTCTTGAAGGCCATCCTGGGCCTTGTTCCCTTCCGGGGCGAGGTCCGGGTTTTGGGGCGTTCCTTGAGGGAAACCGATCCCCTGTGGTTCGGCTACGTACCCCAGATCAAGACCTTTGACCGCTCCTTCCCGGCGCTTTCCCTGGAACTGGTGGCCACGGGTCTTAGGCGGCGCTGGCCCTTCCGCCTGTCCCCCTGGGAAAGGGAGGAAGCCCTTTCCGCCTTAAGGCGGGTGGGAGCGGAGGCACTGGCCTTCCGCCCCTTGGGCCGGCTTTCCGGGGGGCAACTCCAACGGGTCTACCTGGCCCGGGCCCTCATCCGCCGGCCGAGGATCCTCCTTTTGGATGAGCCCGCCACCGGGGTAGACCGGGTGGGGGAGGTGGACCTCTACCGGTACCTGGAGGCCTACCAGGAGGAATCGGGGGCCACGGTGCTCATGATCACCCACGA
This window harbors:
- a CDS encoding metal ABC transporter ATP-binding protein → MLALEVQDLSVRFGEFRALEGVSLKVPEGAFVAIVGPNGAGKSTLLKAILGLVPFRGEVRVLGRSLRETDPLWFGYVPQIKTFDRSFPALSLELVATGLRRRWPFRLSPWEREEALSALRRVGAEALAFRPLGRLSGGQLQRVYLARALIRRPRILLLDEPATGVDRVGEVDLYRYLEAYQEESGATVLMITHDWEAAHHASHVLVMNRRVVGFGPPERALTEECLRQAFGHLGHAHGLYLGGGHA